A single Gemmatimonadota bacterium DNA region contains:
- a CDS encoding HAMP domain-containing sensor histidine kinase, translated as MRRSTPLWAVVFGVVALLTWYVFYMRSVVTDLRAEASRVGKMYARVYDALSDPNTDATTALQDLSALMRESGVPIIVTDARGSVTASANLPKDILGSNARIAQYARELARENKPVVEPGVGTVYFGNTRLVEGLRIIPALQALLIAMFLTAGIYALRTRGRADREQIWAGMARESAHQLGTPLSSMSGWIELLRDHDSGDPVMAHALAHMDGDLERLRRVAFRFERIGRPPRREKVDVGDVVERVATYFRARVPTLAKAVTIRSVRRGGSLVVDGDPVLLEWAIESLAKNAIDALAGRGGRVTLSVQELPEGRVRVRVKDNGPGVPRELRKRIFDAGFSTKEKGWGIGLSLARRIVTEGHDGRLLLQSGTRGATFDIILDHESTS; from the coding sequence GTGCGCCGCTCCACGCCGCTGTGGGCAGTTGTATTCGGCGTGGTTGCGCTGCTCACGTGGTACGTGTTCTACATGCGAAGTGTGGTGACCGACCTGCGCGCCGAGGCGTCGCGCGTGGGCAAGATGTACGCGCGCGTGTACGACGCGCTGAGTGATCCCAACACTGACGCTACCACCGCGCTGCAGGACCTGTCGGCTCTGATGCGGGAATCCGGCGTGCCGATCATAGTTACGGACGCTCGTGGCTCCGTCACCGCATCCGCGAACTTGCCGAAGGACATTCTGGGCAGCAACGCGCGGATCGCGCAGTACGCGCGCGAGCTTGCGCGTGAAAACAAGCCGGTTGTCGAGCCCGGGGTTGGGACAGTGTATTTCGGCAACACGCGACTTGTGGAAGGGCTTCGTATCATTCCGGCGTTGCAGGCGCTGCTGATAGCAATGTTCCTGACCGCGGGGATATACGCATTGCGAACGCGTGGTCGAGCCGATCGGGAGCAGATCTGGGCGGGAATGGCGCGAGAATCAGCGCACCAGCTCGGCACACCGCTTTCGAGCATGAGCGGATGGATCGAGCTGTTGCGCGATCATGACTCGGGCGATCCGGTGATGGCGCACGCGCTCGCTCACATGGATGGCGACCTGGAGCGATTGCGACGCGTCGCGTTCCGCTTCGAGCGGATCGGTCGTCCGCCGCGACGTGAAAAGGTGGACGTGGGCGACGTCGTGGAGCGTGTAGCGACGTACTTTCGTGCCCGCGTGCCAACGCTTGCAAAGGCTGTTACGATACGCTCGGTGCGCCGCGGCGGGTCGCTTGTAGTGGATGGAGATCCGGTCCTGCTCGAATGGGCGATCGAGTCGCTGGCCAAGAACGCGATCGACGCACTCGCCGGACGTGGCGGACGTGTTACACTATCTGTACAGGAACTGCCGGAAGGACGGGTCCGCGTCAGAGTGAAGGACAACGGACCTGGCGTTCCGCGTGAGTTGAGGAAGCGAATCTTCGATGCTGGATTTTCCACCAAGGAGAAGGGATGGGGAATCGGGCTATCCCTCGCCAGGCGCATAGTCACCGAAGGACATGACGGGCGGCTGCTGCTGCAATCCGGCACGCGTGGCGCGACGTTTGACATAATT